The window CTAATTGGAATCCATTTAAATTACATTTGGTTGTTATTCAACAATAGCACTACGATATGTCTTTATTAACAATTTAATACCATTATGGGGAAAGAATCTCCCACGCTACACCAATAGAATACTAAAAATGGTATTATCAATGAAGGACCACATAGTctggaaaggaaagagagagagagagtgtgtgtgtgtgtgttagaCATGTGAAAgggtgtgggatggatcccCACATTGGCGGCGTGAGGATCTTTTTTCCATATACCCCAAAAGTAACTAGTATGAACTACGGATGGGCTGAAATGGCCAACTAACTGCTTGTTGGATCCGAACCTTAAATTAGTAGGGTCCAAATTGTAATATTAGTAGAAGACAACACGTGACTATAGACTACAATAGAATGAAACCCATAAAATGGAATATAAATCGCAAAAGAGGATTTCCCACACTGCCAATGTGGGAGAATCTCCCACGCCATATCAATAGGATGTGAGAAATGGTTTTCAAATAGAGAACCTATATAGACATgctcaaggaggagagagaatatagAGATGTAAGAAGTTGTGAGATACCGGTCTATATTAATAGGgttaggaggagagagaatatagAGATGTAAGAAGTTGTGAGATACCGGTCTATATTAATAGGGTTGGATCCTtctactgctgagctgcccGTACTATGGCTTATTCCCCAGACAGATGACGGTGGCAAAAAGACCGCTTTACCCTTACCCGAgcggggtaaggcggtcttctATGCCTTGCTGGGTGTGAGGCGCACCGAAGTAAGGGCAGCTTGGAAGTATTAGTATCGATATCAGTATTGATAAATCCCTGAGCTGATCTGTTTCAATTATTATATATTAGGCAGACAATCTTGAAAATTTCTCCCCACCGATTTCGTATGCCTTCTGCAACAATTTCTACACCTAATCTTCTCGTTTCACCATCTTCTTATTTGCTTCAGTTTCCTGGAACTTACCTCTTATCAAATCATATACCCTTTAAAATGACCCATTAATATCATCTGTACAGGAAGAGAAAAATAGGGAAATGAAGAACAGTCCGATCAAAGGTCATCCTCACCATGATCAACACCCTAAATATCAAACCACACGCCAAAGTTATGAAGAAACCCACCAAGATTGTTTATATTTCCAACCCAATGATGATTATAGCTCATAGTGCCACTGAGTTTAAAGTGATCGTTCAAGAATTAACAGGCCAAAATTCTGATCATGATAAGAGTACTGATACATCGGCGGCAATCACCGGAGTCATGAATGTATTCCCTGTTGTTcaatctccaaagatgtcaccgaCGACAACTATGATTGATGATGAGTATCTCCTAAGTGGAATTTTAGATAGCTTAGTTGAATATAATTCTCCTTCATGATCGATCTCATAGATTTTTCGTCAGCTAAATCATGTTTTTGGGCTTCCTTAATTCTTCTGCATGTTTTCTTTCCATGTCTCTTGttatattgaaaattttgaccttttattttattggattaaGCTTTTCTTCACATGGTAATGTGACACTTTGGTGCCATCGTTAACAAAAGATCATGGTCCAATGATTCTCTCTACACCATGAGTGGAGAGGTGCAGAAAAATTGGGTCctcttttttggtaaatgatttTCATTgttgaaagttttccttcaccagcTAGAAGAAGAATCCCCACATCACTTGTGATGGGACTTTTGTCTCATCAACAGACTCAAACCTATATGGTGAATTACAAAATACCCTCCTCCTTGATCATTTGATCACCCATGAATATGATGAAGTAAAACTCGATCCATTTTGCAAATTAGGGGAAAAGTATGCTGCAAAGCTGCGTAGCTTTTGCTAGTGCCTCCTTGTGAAATGATATATCTACTTCCTATTGTGGATGGAGAGATAGACACCGGAAGGCGTTAGTGTACGCTATGCAGCCTGATAAGAAACTCAATCTCTTATATTAATTTTGGATAAGATATCTCGTTGCCTGGTCATGTAGCCCCTAGCCCTCTATACCAAtgaggggccaatgagagtgtgcataAAGGCATCAAaatagatgagattttttatttcactgagTGCGATGGTAATTTTGCGCACCCTGTGATCCACGTGACTAGACATCGTTCTTTTCCCATTAATTATGGTTAAGTTTTGGATGGTAGATGATACGAAAGGGAATATGTTCAAGCTACTCCTCCTCTTTGTGAGGTATGTGATTGTTTTGAGTTTGGATCCTCTGCACATACGTTCAGGTAGgagtgcaagtttggtcctgaCTGCCCGAGCCCGCCATGGCCCGCCCTGAGTCCGAACAGGGCTTGGGGTTGAGATGCCCTGAACCTGAGGGCGGGTCTGAGTTgagaatttctggccctgagtcaaggccGGGCCGGATCGACCAGGGTTGAAGCCTTAGCCTGAGCCCGAtccggcccagcccgaccctatcttcttcttcctgttttttcttcttattcttattcttcttttttttttttcttcttcttgctctacctcttctttctttctttcttcttcttctccttcctctagAGCCACGCACCCCAATTCGGGATGTTAGAACACCAATCGGAttagaattttcttcttcttcttctttccaaccTAGCctgcccatgcatctcccttccccttaTGTTCAAGatccaatcagggtcagcccggcccgaccctgacgACAGGTCAGGCAGGGCTGGACTTTGGCCCAGCTAAGGAaactcagggttgggttggcgttttaaaaggcccggcccaacccaacccaattgCAGCCCAATGTGCAGGTGCAcacatacatgtgagaggccACCACCTGTCCTGTTATTGCCATTTACAAGATGGGGAGAGaggtatttatggaaacaaaagggACAGGTGGTTGCCTTTGACATGTATGTGCACCTGCGCACGTACTTGCAGATCATCCAATTGGCTTCCAATATATAGGTTACTAATTACcaataattttagaaaagaaaaaaattccttgTTCTATCGTTTGTCCAATTGTTATAATCCACACCACTACCCCACTTAATCCATGGATAAAATATAAAGGGTGGAAAAATTCAACGACGAAAGTGGGCTAAATGATTTGAGAATGAGCGAAGTAATTGACATATAAATAATCCAAGGTTTATTTCTATTCATCCTATCCAATGACAATGTTGCCCTCCGCATGACTGAAATAAACCAATCATGAAGTGACACCTCCCTAATAAAAAacagttttctgtccaggagtgcggcctacgccagcactcccatttgtctatctctctcctccttaaaataaaggGACATaaatgtcttttcaaatggggaggagagagatagactcatgagagtgttggcataggccacactcctggacagaaaactttctccctaaaaaaCCTCTAAGAATGTGATAAGTATAAGACACAAGCTATGATCAATTGGATCAGAGTGACCTGATTTCAATGATGACTCTCCTCTTAGAATTTTCGTAAAATAGCACGTGATAAAAAAAGGCAAGACAATAGGGAAAATTTCTCCTATGCTTTGAGTTGGCCTACTCGTAACCCATCCTCGgtaatcatggttttagtgcacgatatcAGAATGGGTTGGTCAACCCGGAAACAGATACAGTATCGGATTGGGATCGACTATATTGAATAAATTTGTCTCTAGTTTTCCttttaaaatgggttttttggCCATTTTATTTCTTGTTCGTATCGTGTCACCGATACGATATCCACATTGTATCAGGATGGAtcacttgcaaaaccaataCGTATCACCCGATACATGCAATACAAaatgatacctcaaaccatgtcgATAATGCATTTGCGTGACAAATGCACCTCTTACATAGATCCTAGGAGCCACCATCTCCTTGTGGAACTTTGTTGTTCCAAaatttaggctatgtttggttgacaagaaatggatagaaaagaaaaaaaatattcaattttttttttttttgaatttgaggagagagatagacacataaattgaatattttcttttcatttttatccaTTTCTTGTCAACCAAACATAGTCTAAAaccccccttgtttttgctgggctggatcctctagctcccgccatggctggaggagagccaggtccTATGAATCGTACATCCCCTTTTCAAATAATGGTTCAGTGTTGTTTTAGTCAAATGATCACTCTAGGCCCTTTAACTTGAAGTGTTATAGGTAATAATTGAAATTTTACAATGGATCCCTTAATTGTCATCTATTAAACGTGACATTTGACATGGTGGGATTAAACGATAGTGTACCGAGAActaatttttatcctctcaagtatggtacattgcccagtgcatctgACGGTGGCCAAGAACATGTTCTTagatttatcctctcaagtgcagtggtCACCATCTGATGCAAGTTAAATGTACACTAGGCAGTgtaccacacttgagaggatgaaaatccattgAGAACAGCAGCAAAAATAGGCAAGGGAATTTCTGGGTAAGAGTGGCATAAGGCTCTGAAAatattttctggttttattgTTGTGGACTATTTTTTTATAaggaaaaggttgggcacacTACGGGTGTACCATAAGCTAGCACCCATTGTGTCTTATGTCTCTTTTACCCTTTTGAAATGATTTTCCTGCCCCTCTTGTATAATGCCCCGTCTCACGCTTTCATTGGTGCCGCCTGCTAGCTTACTGCACATGGGCATTGTGGctatccctctccctttattttattaaaaaaaaaatctgggtGTTTAATCCAGTCTGAAAGAATTTTTATAAAGGCCGGGATTTAGTACAAGTACTTGAAACAATGGGGCAGTGCTcggaagaaaaagaggaaagagaaacaaGGGAAATTGTAGGCCACGTGGAGACCCATTTAGGGCATGCCATATATCTATCTAAACCCTTCTCAATTAAATTTGGGAATTACTGCTTGTTAGACCAAGTAAATGAGGTGTTGTAGATTGTTGTGATTTTGATGCATCAGTGAATGGTAATATGGTTTATTTtgtcttcccaaaaaaaaatgtggttTATTTTGAAGCTACATCGGtatggaagaagagaaggcGGCCTTTACACTTTTTTTGTTATGGGCAGATGTTTCCTAGGATGCCAGAGTGGGAAACCATTCCAAAGAGAGGACCGAAGACAAATTGTTTAGTAGGACCTATATTTTGTCCTAAGGATAGAAAGTGTCAGTGTGAGCCCGACTCATTATGTGTAGGTGTGATAAAGAATCCACACTCCCACTCTGGCATCCAGcatggattgagctcctcttcAGGGAGCCTAGCGCCTAGGGAGTGCCTAGGGGGCCATCCAGCCATTGggttgtgtcgcacacatcttaACGGCTGACTGGACGTGTACTCCGTTGGATCACCCCCTAGGCACTCCTTGGGtgctgggctccttggagaggagccgcatcctcttttttttggtgaaaagatAATTTATTGATGAAAGGAACATGAGCCACCTGGCGCTTCTCCTTCACATAGGAGAAGGAGCCAGGGAGTGGAGATAGGCCAAACAATCAGACATGCATGCAACTGACAGAGCCTTCCTGGCCAACGTATCAGCCATGGAGTTGATATGCCTTGATATACATAAAAAAGAGCATTCATCAAAAAAGAGGCATAGAGTCTTAATAACTTCAATGATTGGCATCGCAAGCAAAGGAGGCAAACGAAGGTAGTTTCCTGTAGGCACTTGATTAACTCTGCACAATCCAATTTGACCAGAATCCTTCTGTAGCCCGCAAAAAGTGCATGAGTTAACCCTGTACGGATGCCGATAACTTCTCCATAAAAAAGAGATCCAAAGGAAACACTATTGGACGCAGCCAACAATAGAATACCACGCTCATCTCTTGGTAAAAAACCAATCCCACCCCTCATCGCGTCTTTCAGAAGAGAGGCATCCTCCTTTTATACACGAATTCAACAATTCTCCTCTGCTTAAAATCCTGAGAAAATGTAACAACTTGGTCCTGCATCTCACCTTCAGTCGGCCGCTGGCAGTCCACCAAGGTTAAATTCAAGTCGAATAGGTCAACACCATCGATGTCAATCCACGTTTTAAAACCATACCCCTTTACACCCCAGGATTTAAAACCGTTTATACAGCTGAGGTTTCTGTTTTCCCTGCcctttttatcttcttccttttagtTCATCCCAAGGGTGAATTCTGATATACATGGTGGTCTGTCAGAAATTTCTTTCAAGTACCAAAACCACATCTCCTAAGTGCATACCAAAATGGCCACCCAGAGTCCCATATATCTTTCTGCAAGACTAGAATTTAGATCCACTAGCTATTCCATGAAAAGAAAGATTTATGCTTTATTGGATGAGTGGCTTTCTAGGATAGTAGCCTAAACATGGAATCCTTGGAGGGGCATCTACTTGATGGGCCTGAAAACCTATACCAAGGTTACCTGATACACATATTAAGTTTCAACCTAATCAGAGATAAACAAAGCAAACAGAGCATAGAAAACTCAAAGAATAACCAAGAAGGTGCATGATGTATCAAAAGTGCTGGACATAAATGGAGGGTATACTTCTGTATGGAAGGGCATAATACCACTCCTTAGATATCCAATAATTGAAAAAGTCATATCACTCTTCCATGTGGCAGAACAAGGTACACCCATCCAAAGGTTCCACATTTAGATTGGCCTCCACAAAAGCCTGATCTTACTGGATAAAACCCAGAATGAGTTCAAGTTTTTCACAGCTTTGGAATAATTGCTGGTCTAGTCGTTTGTAAAATGAAGGTCAAATAACAAAGCCTACCATAGACATAAatgatattcacaaaattttGAGCAACAACTAAGCCTAGCTAAGAAGTAGGCCATGTAGGTAACAGTTGCCCCTGCTAACAGTGCCCTTGTAACCACAAGAACCAAGTACACAGCAAATTTTGGTTTCTACACCACGGCTACTTAAGGTGTAGCATAATTAGTCTATTTTGAGGGGTCATTAACTGACATCAGGGATCACACACAGACACACCAGTAGCAGTAAATTAATTGAGCATAATCAAAAGGAAATGGCAATACCTTCCACAACCTACAAATTTACAGGAAATGTCAATGCATGATGCATGTTTCACACTTAAAAACAGAGTAATAAAAACCATATTAACTATCATCTTTGTTGTTGTCATCATTATCAAATCAGAAGTCCAATAGCCAATTTGTTTTTTCTCCAGCTTTAATCTCCTATTTAGAAGTAAACCATAAGGCACCATACCGACCTCTCAGTTCCCCTCTTCTTCAGCACCTTTCATATACAGAGACTCACCTCCATCCCCACCTTGGCTTCCTGAGTTGCCACCTCGACCATCAGCAGAACCACCACTTCCTACGTCTGGTTTGCTTGCAATTGTCACTCCCCTGCTTGCAGCCTGCAAGCCCTCCCCAGAAGCACCACGACTAAAATCAGGAAATCCTCCATGCCCAAGTGCTCCATTGCCTCCCACACTGGCATCACCATGCAGCATGTGAAGTCCAGTATTCCCACTTGAGCTCATGCCCAGCTGGCTATGCATTGCTTGCTGTTGCTGCAATGCTGAGAGAGGCTGCTGAGCATACAACATGGAGGATCGAGCAGCCATGAGTGACTGTGGTGTCATCTGCTGGGCTTGTTGGTGTTGTATGTAGTGGGCACCAGGCTGCATGACCGCATTGGGAGGAAACTGCAGAACAAATATTGATCCAAAGTGAAATAGCCCCCAAGAGGAAAATTACCAATACTACAATTacaaagaggagaaaaagatggAGGGGGCTGTGTTGGGGGAATGGACTACCTGAGCATGCATGGTAGGTGGTTGTGGTTGGGAATCAGCAATGGCAGCCAGATACATAAGGTTTCTTTGAAGTCTTGCTTGATTCCTGCAGTATTGGAAAAAGTGTAACGACCTTCTCAGCATTCTCAATTATAACAACTCTCATCAGTTACAGgtaaaaagaaatatttgatgCCATTTCTTAGAAGGATGTCTCTGTATTCTATAAaagaattttgtttttattcccTTGTCATTATCCCTCTTATTCCTTCCTTTCCGACAAAAATTAACCCCTCAAGACAATCAATGGTTCACAAAGAGACGTGCACCATAAAATATGATCATTAAAGGATTTGGACTGGAAAATGCAgcaccaagcacattgaaaAATCTCTACTACAACATGCTAGCATGGTCAGAAAAGCATGGTAATACACATCACATAGTTATTGGATATAACTAATGAGATCACCGATGTCTTGGTGCCTTATCAGCAAGTGATTGCTATTCTGAGTACGGTGAGCTTGAACATATGCAAAACACATTCACCCAGGGATTGCTGGTACTATGATCATAACAACACACTAAGGCCCACTAAACATGGTAGTGTTCACTGCTCCCTGGTACCAAATGGCTTACGTTTACATAGAGCTAGCATCTTAACTTCCACTTTTTAAGTGGAAGTGGCTGTCAACAAATATGTACGACATTTAAGCAATTCTACATTTTTTATGGATAATTTTACAAGTATTATTTATGAACAACTAAATCAAATTTCCTTAGATAAACCATAAGACTCATTTACGCAAGTTATCAAGGAACAACTATGATCTCATAAAATGAAACCATAATACTTGACGGGAAATTGATTCTGCTGAACCCAATATCAGGAATGTCAGTCTGATCTAATAATGGAAGGTGAGCTTACTCTGCACATTCGCTGAGTTTTCCTGAGTTTTGGTTCTCAAGAATCTTCAAAATCAATGATTTATTCTCATCCAGATACTGCACATGTAAATCCCaacattggggggggggggggggggggggggggggaaga is drawn from Telopea speciosissima isolate NSW1024214 ecotype Mountain lineage chromosome 1, Tspe_v1, whole genome shotgun sequence and contains these coding sequences:
- the LOC122648977 gene encoding GRF1-interacting factor 1, whose translation is MQQHLMQMQPMMAAYNPNNVTTDHIQQYLDENKSLILKILENQNSGKLSECAENQARLQRNLMYLAAIADSQPQPPTMHAQFPPNAVMQPGAHYIQHQQAQQMTPQSLMAARSSMLYAQQPLSALQQQQAMHSQLGMSSSGNTGLHMLHGDASVGGNGALGHGGFPDFSRGASGEGLQAASRGVTIASKPDVGSGGSADGRGGNSGSQGGDGGESLYMKGAEEEGN